A window of the Schlesneria paludicola DSM 18645 genome harbors these coding sequences:
- a CDS encoding sigma-70 family RNA polymerase sigma factor, which yields MSDKYEPTPIDSHSGHSVPDGSAEHSEIVQRILTGDQEALGELFAIYRPRLWRLVTFRLHPSLQGRIDAEDVLQDAWLRAIERIDHFYEGAGESFLWFRTIVTQTLIDLQRFHLGARKRSATREQSINGGWTSASTSSCLAFHLSDSARSPSSNASHAELTKQLDSVLLGMNEVDREILALRHFEALNNNEVAKLLNLSEQAASVRYIRALGRLKQILELVLPDAFDSKVSKKANG from the coding sequence ATGTCAGACAAATACGAACCAACACCGATCGATTCCCACTCGGGCCACTCCGTGCCGGATGGCAGCGCGGAACATAGCGAAATCGTCCAGCGAATCCTCACTGGCGATCAAGAAGCATTGGGTGAGCTATTCGCAATCTACCGTCCCCGACTTTGGCGGCTGGTCACATTTCGTTTGCACCCCAGCCTGCAAGGACGAATCGACGCGGAAGACGTGCTGCAGGACGCATGGTTGCGGGCCATCGAACGAATCGATCATTTTTACGAAGGCGCGGGCGAGTCATTTCTGTGGTTTCGTACCATCGTGACTCAAACGCTGATCGATTTGCAGCGGTTTCATCTCGGGGCGCGAAAACGATCTGCCACGCGTGAGCAATCCATCAATGGAGGTTGGACATCCGCTTCGACGTCGTCATGCCTGGCCTTCCATTTGTCGGATTCGGCTCGCTCCCCCAGCAGTAATGCGTCGCATGCCGAGCTGACAAAGCAACTCGATTCGGTGTTGCTCGGCATGAACGAAGTGGATCGCGAGATTCTGGCACTTCGCCATTTCGAAGCGCTCAACAACAATGAAGTTGCCAAACTGCTGAACCTTTCGGAACAGGCGGCCAGCGTACGCTACATCCGGGCACTCGGCCGTCTGAAACAAATCCTCGAACTGGTCCTTCCAGACGCATTTGATTCAAAAGTCAGCAAGAAGGCGAATGGGTGA
- a CDS encoding serine/threonine-protein kinase, with protein sequence MGDGVPEPPKQDVDLNARDPLEVALSEFTEEKRQGQSPSIEAYALRYPQLANEIRDLFPLVENLERWKDDKEVECLRRNVPRHFSFDRLGEYQLIHELGRGGLGVVFEAVHAISQRTVAIKLLPWRFAADMSTWKDHLQREASTIAQLRHPNIVPIYSFSEDQGYYYYVMQFVDGAGLDKVIQDLKRSRMKQHTARRVSSFARPVHANLAHDSWRGFAKLAEEVAKALAYAHQQGVVHNDIKPSNLLVQANGQVIVTDFGIGRLDHSELADGDDREIRTLMYMAPERWNGPGTPRSDVYSLGVTLYELVTQTPLFDLARRSQLVNAILKHEPLNPRRRRPDVPEQLERIILKAMAKDARDRYTSATEMAEDLRRFIDRRPIKATDKGLVRRLVDWFRSRR encoded by the coding sequence ATGGGTGACGGCGTGCCTGAACCGCCCAAGCAAGACGTCGACCTGAATGCGCGCGATCCGCTCGAAGTGGCATTGTCCGAGTTCACCGAGGAAAAGCGGCAAGGACAGTCACCTTCGATCGAAGCCTATGCCCTGCGATATCCCCAATTGGCGAACGAAATTCGCGACCTCTTTCCGCTCGTCGAAAACTTGGAACGGTGGAAAGATGACAAAGAGGTCGAGTGTTTGAGGCGAAATGTTCCTCGACATTTTTCCTTTGATCGCCTGGGCGAGTACCAGCTCATTCATGAATTGGGACGCGGCGGATTGGGAGTCGTGTTCGAGGCCGTTCATGCCATCTCGCAGCGGACGGTTGCAATCAAGCTTCTGCCTTGGCGTTTCGCCGCAGATATGTCGACGTGGAAAGACCATCTGCAGCGCGAAGCATCCACGATCGCACAGCTCAGACACCCCAACATCGTCCCGATCTACTCTTTCTCTGAGGACCAGGGCTACTACTATTATGTCATGCAGTTCGTCGACGGCGCGGGACTCGACAAAGTCATTCAGGACCTGAAGCGATCTCGAATGAAACAGCACACCGCCAGACGAGTCAGCAGTTTCGCGCGCCCCGTCCACGCCAACTTGGCCCACGATTCATGGCGTGGATTTGCGAAGCTCGCCGAAGAAGTCGCGAAGGCACTGGCGTACGCGCATCAGCAGGGCGTCGTGCACAATGACATCAAGCCATCAAACCTTTTAGTGCAAGCGAATGGACAGGTCATCGTGACCGATTTTGGAATCGGCCGCCTCGATCACAGCGAGCTTGCCGATGGAGACGACCGCGAGATCCGTACGTTGATGTACATGGCCCCCGAACGCTGGAATGGTCCGGGAACTCCACGCAGCGATGTCTATTCGCTGGGAGTCACCCTTTATGAATTGGTCACGCAGACACCTCTGTTCGATCTCGCGCGGCGGTCACAACTGGTGAACGCAATCCTGAAGCACGAACCACTCAACCCGCGCCGCCGCCGCCCCGATGTCCCCGAACAATTAGAACGGATCATTTTGAAAGCGATGGCAAAAGACGCGCGGGATCGCTACACCTCCGCCACAGAGATGGCTGAAGACCTGCGTCGCTTTATCGACCGACGTCCGATCAAGGCGACGGACAAAGGCCTCGTTCGACGTCTGGTTGACTGGTTTCGAAGCCGAAGATGA
- the recO gene encoding DNA repair protein RecO has product MSSEKAEGLILRVTDFSETSRIVVLFTREFGKISGLAKGGRKLKGPFESALDLLATCQIVFLRKSSSGLDLLTEAKLVSRFHPQERDLVCLYAGYYVAELLLGLTEDYDPHLALYVAAQDALEMFRNTESTMLGVVRFELVLLREIGQLPDFENCAACGAELTEGRTFGFWVSEGGLICPDCQREEYTQISIHAGTAAALRLLAGESEQAWKRLNLAPQQLKEVKHVTTSAISHVLGRRPKMLKYLDT; this is encoded by the coding sequence ATGTCGAGCGAAAAGGCCGAGGGACTGATTCTGCGTGTCACCGACTTCAGTGAAACGAGTCGGATCGTCGTGCTTTTCACGCGCGAATTTGGGAAGATTTCGGGGTTGGCGAAGGGTGGACGCAAGCTGAAGGGACCGTTTGAATCCGCTCTTGACCTTCTCGCGACATGTCAGATAGTGTTCCTACGTAAGAGTTCATCCGGCCTTGATTTGCTGACAGAAGCCAAGCTTGTTTCTCGGTTCCATCCGCAGGAACGGGACTTGGTCTGCCTGTATGCAGGCTATTACGTTGCTGAATTATTGCTGGGACTGACAGAAGATTACGACCCCCATCTCGCGCTGTATGTTGCAGCTCAAGATGCGCTCGAAATGTTTCGAAACACCGAATCAACGATGTTAGGTGTTGTGCGGTTTGAACTGGTCTTATTAAGAGAGATTGGACAGTTACCTGATTTTGAGAACTGTGCCGCCTGCGGCGCAGAGCTGACCGAAGGGCGAACGTTTGGCTTCTGGGTTTCCGAAGGCGGACTGATTTGCCCTGATTGCCAGCGAGAAGAATACACGCAAATTTCGATACATGCCGGTACGGCCGCTGCATTGCGGTTGCTGGCCGGTGAAAGCGAGCAAGCCTGGAAGCGGCTGAACCTTGCACCACAGCAGTTGAAAGAAGTCAAACACGTCACGACATCTGCCATTAGCCACGTCCTTGGCCGTCGCCCGAAAATGTTGAAGTATCTCGATACCTGA
- a CDS encoding tetratricopeptide repeat protein: MHNLLTQQSATRKRLAIWVLSASHFAVGCASPWEKSALLKDSTPDISRIQGPTQRSLANVFRKKQDEEGLMDGDSLKPIKGTPEYLEATELFKAEKYDEAQAAFKKVAKKFKKSEIREDALFMEAEAAWKREHYATAHDAYAVLLKEYPSTRHLNVVSERMFKLGRMWLDFPEVANLGEIQRVNFDDPTKALPSEEPPKVPKAPPIFVPNFSDKSKPLFDTPGNGVAALSAVWMNDPTGPLADDAMMLVASYHARKGNYVEADRYFQMLRETFPSSPHVQNAFVLGSHVKLMSYQGPAYDGRTLQEAQLLKESTLKLYPNLPDQERLKEELAMIQDEEALRTWVNAKFYLKKGKKRSAAIFCHEVITQYPKSRYANEAREMLLQLGPEYVSGAAFLTSIDDKKPGSLEQILEAPPSFHLKRYPLVGPERENPYAPAAKGAKRKSKTNVATNTPSTPPRRPTQVVERDADEDDETMVEDERPTKTRVEPAPKSRRRWPFGSPPEKLPEDSDSDAKELSPETSGRARIR, translated from the coding sequence ATGCACAATTTGCTAACACAACAATCTGCGACCAGAAAAAGACTCGCAATCTGGGTCTTGTCCGCATCGCATTTTGCGGTGGGGTGTGCGTCTCCGTGGGAAAAGTCGGCACTTCTCAAGGACTCCACGCCGGACATCAGTCGAATCCAGGGACCGACCCAGCGTTCGTTGGCCAACGTCTTCAGAAAGAAGCAAGACGAAGAAGGCCTGATGGACGGAGATTCACTTAAGCCGATCAAGGGCACGCCTGAGTACCTCGAGGCAACCGAGCTCTTCAAAGCCGAGAAATACGACGAAGCGCAGGCCGCATTCAAAAAGGTCGCGAAGAAATTCAAAAAGAGTGAAATCCGCGAAGATGCGCTCTTCATGGAAGCCGAAGCGGCCTGGAAACGTGAACACTATGCGACGGCACACGATGCCTATGCCGTGTTGCTGAAGGAATATCCGTCCACACGCCATTTAAACGTCGTCAGCGAACGGATGTTCAAACTCGGCCGGATGTGGCTCGACTTCCCGGAAGTGGCGAATCTAGGCGAGATCCAGCGTGTGAACTTCGACGATCCCACGAAGGCCCTTCCCTCGGAAGAACCACCCAAGGTTCCAAAAGCGCCACCGATCTTCGTCCCAAATTTCAGCGACAAATCGAAACCGCTATTTGATACTCCAGGCAACGGCGTCGCCGCACTCTCTGCCGTGTGGATGAATGACCCCACGGGCCCGTTGGCCGACGACGCAATGATGCTGGTGGCTAGTTATCACGCCCGCAAAGGGAACTACGTCGAAGCCGATCGTTATTTCCAGATGCTGCGCGAGACATTTCCGAGTAGCCCCCACGTCCAGAATGCGTTCGTGCTGGGTTCACATGTGAAATTGATGTCCTATCAAGGCCCCGCCTATGACGGTCGGACGCTTCAAGAAGCACAACTGTTGAAAGAGAGCACACTGAAGCTCTATCCCAACCTGCCTGATCAGGAGCGGTTAAAAGAAGAACTTGCGATGATCCAGGATGAGGAAGCCTTGCGAACCTGGGTGAATGCCAAGTTCTACTTGAAAAAGGGAAAAAAACGCTCGGCCGCCATCTTTTGTCACGAAGTCATCACTCAATATCCCAAGTCGCGGTATGCGAACGAAGCCCGGGAGATGTTGTTGCAGTTGGGCCCCGAGTACGTCAGCGGTGCTGCCTTCCTGACGTCCATCGACGACAAAAAGCCTGGGTCGCTTGAACAGATTCTCGAAGCGCCACCATCCTTCCATCTCAAGCGATATCCGCTGGTCGGGCCCGAACGCGAAAATCCGTACGCCCCTGCCGCAAAAGGTGCGAAACGCAAATCGAAGACCAACGTGGCCACGAACACACCGTCAACTCCACCTCGCCGCCCCACTCAGGTCGTCGAGCGTGATGCGGACGAGGACGACGAAACGATGGTGGAAGACGAGCGTCCCACGAAAACACGCGTCGAACCTGCCCCCAAGTCACGCCGACGCTGGCCGTTCGGTTCGCCGCCAGAAAAATTACCCGAAGATTCCGACTCGGACGCCAAAGAACTTAGTCCTGAGACCAGCGGCCGAGCTCGAATCCGATAA
- the lptE gene encoding LPS assembly lipoprotein LptE has product MNTAHTSFASATIVDQVSVARVAQAEINCSRPSRRAAAVRLCHFCGLVLSLSLTGCGYTVGNNFSRDIQTVAVPIFDNKTNRRGLEFQLTEAVQKEITKRSPYRLAKGTQADTRLTGTIVSFRKDVLGETRFDDGRELQISLMVKVQWEDLRSGQVLAQQEIPLSPEAIPMTSQAEFSPEVGQSLATALDDANQSLARKIVNLMELPSL; this is encoded by the coding sequence ATGAATACGGCACACACTTCCTTCGCGTCTGCGACAATCGTCGATCAGGTTTCAGTGGCCCGCGTTGCGCAGGCGGAAATCAACTGCAGCCGACCGTCGCGTCGCGCCGCGGCCGTACGCCTTTGCCACTTCTGCGGACTGGTCCTTTCGCTGTCTTTGACGGGATGCGGATACACGGTCGGTAACAACTTCAGTCGCGATATTCAGACGGTTGCGGTGCCGATTTTCGACAACAAAACGAATCGCCGAGGGCTTGAGTTCCAACTGACCGAGGCCGTTCAGAAGGAAATCACCAAACGTTCACCGTATCGTCTGGCGAAAGGGACGCAGGCCGATACCCGCCTGACGGGAACAATCGTCAGCTTCCGCAAGGATGTGCTGGGGGAAACGCGTTTCGACGACGGGCGCGAACTGCAGATTTCGCTGATGGTCAAAGTTCAGTGGGAAGATTTAAGGTCCGGCCAGGTTTTGGCTCAGCAAGAAATCCCGCTGTCTCCCGAGGCGATCCCGATGACGTCACAGGCCGAATTTTCACCCGAAGTTGGCCAATCACTGGCAACGGCACTCGACGACGCGAATCAGTCGTTGGCCCGCAAGATCGTCAATCTGATGGAACTGCCGTCGCTGTGA
- a CDS encoding aldo/keto reductase — MELRSLGKTGLKLPALSFGASSLGAEFRPVDINEAIAAVPAALDVGMNFIDTSPFYGRGMSEVLLGTALRGIPRDRYLLGTKLGRYDKSHFDFSARRVVESVDVSLHRMGVEYLDICLCHDIEFVEMQQIVDETLPALREVQKQGKVRFVGISGYPMKIFKFVLDQTDLDVVLSYNHYTLQNTMFGDLVPYLKSKNVGIMNAAPFSARLLTNDPLPPWHKATPEVRRIAKQAADHCAKHGSDLAKLALQFSIANPDMTTCVTGSARPERIREWAKWAAEPLDQQLLKDVQAILQPIHNWFYVEGRPENNDPNSA, encoded by the coding sequence ATGGAACTGCGTTCGCTAGGGAAAACGGGGCTCAAGTTGCCGGCCTTGAGTTTTGGTGCGTCGTCGCTTGGTGCCGAGTTTCGTCCGGTGGATATCAACGAAGCGATTGCAGCCGTGCCTGCGGCGCTCGACGTCGGAATGAACTTTATCGATACCTCGCCCTTCTACGGACGCGGCATGTCGGAAGTGCTGCTGGGAACGGCTCTGCGAGGGATTCCGCGAGATCGGTATCTGCTCGGGACAAAACTGGGACGCTACGACAAATCCCATTTTGATTTCTCGGCCCGCCGCGTGGTGGAAAGCGTCGATGTCAGTCTGCATCGGATGGGGGTTGAGTACCTCGATATTTGCCTTTGCCATGACATTGAGTTTGTCGAGATGCAACAAATCGTCGACGAAACCCTGCCAGCACTCAGAGAGGTTCAGAAGCAAGGCAAAGTTCGCTTCGTCGGGATCTCGGGCTATCCGATGAAGATTTTCAAATTCGTGCTGGATCAGACCGACTTGGATGTCGTCCTGTCATACAATCATTACACGCTTCAGAACACGATGTTCGGCGATCTCGTTCCCTATTTGAAATCCAAGAACGTGGGGATCATGAATGCCGCGCCGTTTTCCGCTCGGCTGCTGACGAACGATCCATTGCCCCCCTGGCACAAGGCAACACCCGAAGTCCGGCGCATTGCGAAGCAGGCCGCCGATCACTGCGCCAAGCACGGCAGCGATCTCGCAAAACTCGCCCTGCAGTTCTCGATTGCCAACCCTGATATGACGACCTGCGTCACAGGATCGGCCCGACCGGAACGCATCCGCGAATGGGCCAAGTGGGCCGCTGAACCACTCGATCAACAACTGTTGAAGGACGTTCAAGCGATCCTGCAGCCGATCCACAACTGGTTCTACGTGGAAGGCCGGCCGGAGAACAACGATCCCAATTCGGCGTAA
- a CDS encoding tetratricopeptide repeat protein: protein MNRHFLVAICAVIVCSTRSWALESGDRERAFVKALERFDTATSPDDYRESAHILESILADGYVNGAVYYNLGNAYYRTGEFGRAILNYRKAVPYRPRDPYLTANLEQALIAAPGRLHEPERMWWSHVLFWTDWISFPAKVRWLFGGLILAAVTACAAVLLRRPRLQIITAVLLFCSAAIGVDTWLCYDQVVNSTRAVITGETIARKGMGQSYDAAFDQPLRDGAEFRVLSEVSGWVFGHFESIGDGWVQSEFVAR from the coding sequence GTGAATCGACATTTCCTCGTGGCGATATGTGCGGTGATTGTCTGCTCGACCCGTTCGTGGGCACTTGAATCGGGTGACCGCGAACGGGCGTTCGTCAAAGCGCTCGAGCGGTTCGATACCGCCACGTCACCCGATGACTACCGAGAATCGGCTCACATCCTTGAGTCGATCCTGGCGGATGGATACGTCAACGGGGCGGTCTACTACAACCTCGGCAATGCCTATTATCGTACTGGCGAATTCGGACGAGCCATCCTGAACTATCGAAAGGCGGTGCCTTATCGCCCGCGCGATCCGTACTTGACCGCAAATCTCGAGCAGGCCCTGATTGCCGCGCCGGGCCGTCTTCATGAGCCTGAGAGAATGTGGTGGTCACACGTCCTCTTCTGGACGGATTGGATATCGTTCCCGGCGAAAGTTCGCTGGTTGTTCGGTGGATTGATTCTGGCCGCGGTGACGGCGTGCGCGGCGGTGTTGCTGCGCCGTCCTCGTCTGCAGATCATCACGGCCGTGCTTTTGTTTTGCTCCGCTGCGATCGGTGTCGACACGTGGCTTTGCTACGATCAGGTGGTGAATTCCACCAGAGCGGTCATTACCGGCGAGACCATTGCGCGGAAAGGAATGGGCCAGTCGTACGACGCCGCCTTTGATCAACCGCTACGCGACGGGGCAGAATTCCGAGTGCTCAGCGAAGTCTCGGGATGGGTCTTCGGACACTTTGAATCAATTGGCGATGGTTGGGTACAAAGTGAGTTCGTGGCGCGGTAA
- a CDS encoding BatD family protein produces MTVFGSVLFRRHVIAGITLAWFWCAQCGISIADDPEIHVAASAEEIFSGESVEFQVEIRNSKNPTAPDMSPLKKQFDFVSQGDESRNQSSTFIINGRVSQQNVFSHLYRYQLTPKLAGDLSIPSVSVEIDGKTLSSTPLPLRVIEAEKQDLVLVELAATPPRVYPTQPFTVTARILVRPLPNDANLDPLSPVRRRPPHLQVNLVEPHSGLESDDLNQWLRPQVADDGIGFTLNNVGSQSIFDSARAYVFGWLKGRETRNGLDGTPIRYFVYELSRTFTPAKTGSYSFGPAVVKGTFVAGQERGEYAGRRLVASAAPISVEVLEIPTAARPSTYCGGIGEYTARAYASPTKLRVGDPLTLTVEFERGERSGALSLISAPDLSAVPGLTDDFELIDKNPTGRVEGSTKHFAYGLRPRHAGVSIPALKFATFDPKSETFLEKETAPVPLDVSHASQVSAEELVGSPSSASSSSIKTRTEGIFQNVTDPSELRNQRVNFVGWITTTAAIWGVAGCLMAFVTYYRHKSSDAGWMRRQRARRHAQQRLAAARQALAQHQTRDAFVQVRAALIGFVADMQNRIAEGLTSTDVDAALTNASVPADVGQAVRQLLEAIEAAEYGAGGSVNDPRVTIETAEAVIAKLTPYLERGV; encoded by the coding sequence ATGACTGTGTTTGGTTCTGTCTTGTTTCGTCGCCACGTCATCGCGGGAATCACGCTCGCCTGGTTCTGGTGCGCCCAGTGTGGGATTTCGATTGCCGATGATCCCGAGATTCACGTCGCAGCCAGTGCCGAAGAAATCTTCAGTGGTGAAAGCGTGGAGTTTCAGGTCGAGATTCGCAACTCCAAGAATCCCACTGCTCCCGACATGTCGCCGCTGAAGAAGCAGTTCGACTTCGTGTCGCAGGGAGACGAGTCTCGCAATCAATCTTCGACGTTCATCATCAATGGACGAGTCAGTCAACAGAATGTGTTCAGTCATCTCTACCGGTACCAGTTGACGCCCAAACTTGCGGGAGACCTGTCGATTCCCTCGGTTTCAGTTGAAATTGATGGGAAGACTCTATCGAGTACCCCCCTGCCGCTACGAGTGATCGAAGCGGAAAAACAAGATCTGGTACTGGTGGAACTGGCGGCCACCCCCCCGCGTGTCTACCCCACGCAGCCGTTCACGGTGACGGCTCGAATTCTCGTGAGGCCACTGCCGAACGATGCGAATCTCGATCCGTTAAGTCCGGTCCGACGGCGTCCACCGCACCTTCAGGTCAATCTGGTCGAACCACATAGCGGTCTGGAGTCCGACGACCTGAACCAGTGGTTGCGGCCTCAGGTTGCCGATGACGGAATTGGTTTCACCTTGAACAATGTCGGATCACAATCGATTTTCGATTCCGCGCGGGCCTATGTGTTTGGGTGGCTGAAGGGGCGGGAAACGCGGAACGGATTGGACGGGACGCCGATTCGATATTTTGTGTATGAACTTTCGCGGACATTCACACCGGCGAAGACAGGTTCGTATTCATTCGGCCCGGCGGTTGTTAAAGGAACTTTCGTCGCAGGGCAAGAACGCGGTGAGTACGCAGGTCGGCGTCTGGTCGCGAGTGCGGCACCGATCTCGGTCGAGGTCCTCGAAATTCCAACCGCGGCTCGTCCATCGACCTACTGCGGTGGGATTGGCGAATACACAGCGCGGGCTTATGCGAGCCCCACAAAGCTGCGCGTCGGCGATCCATTGACGCTGACGGTGGAGTTCGAGCGCGGCGAACGAAGCGGGGCGCTGTCCTTGATCTCGGCACCTGACTTGTCGGCGGTACCGGGACTGACGGATGACTTCGAGCTCATCGACAAGAATCCGACGGGACGCGTCGAAGGTTCAACAAAACACTTCGCCTACGGTCTTCGTCCACGACATGCAGGCGTCAGCATTCCGGCATTGAAGTTTGCGACGTTCGATCCCAAGTCAGAGACATTCCTCGAAAAGGAAACCGCCCCCGTTCCTCTCGACGTCAGTCACGCATCCCAAGTCTCTGCGGAGGAACTTGTGGGCAGTCCCTCATCGGCCTCGTCGTCAAGCATCAAGACGCGCACCGAAGGGATTTTCCAGAACGTGACGGATCCCTCAGAGTTGCGAAACCAACGTGTCAATTTTGTCGGCTGGATCACGACGACTGCGGCAATTTGGGGTGTCGCGGGGTGTCTGATGGCGTTCGTGACCTACTATCGGCATAAATCATCGGACGCGGGTTGGATGCGCCGACAGCGAGCCCGTCGTCATGCCCAGCAACGGCTGGCAGCGGCGCGACAAGCGCTGGCACAACATCAGACGCGCGACGCTTTCGTGCAGGTTCGTGCGGCGCTGATTGGGTTTGTGGCGGATATGCAAAATCGAATTGCTGAAGGGCTCACCTCGACGGACGTCGACGCGGCACTTACCAACGCCTCGGTTCCTGCGGACGTGGGGCAGGCGGTTCGACAGCTTTTGGAGGCGATCGAAGCCGCTGAATATGGTGCAGGGGGATCCGTCAACGATCCGCGGGTCACGATTGAAACGGCCGAAGCAGTCATTGCCAAGCTGACGCCCTATCTTGAGCGAGGGGTTTGA